CACGTGCGTATTGATCGTTGAAATTCCTGCCAATCAGCGTATCTCTTTCAAAGGTAGTAATCAATTCAGGGTGCAGATCTTGCACGCCGGTTCGGTCTGTTTGAACAACTGAGAGGGCACAATAGAGACAATTCAATTATTAACCCCCTATCCTCTCTCCCGATTCATCTCAACTTTTATCAAGTTTAGGTTTTTATCCTAAACCAGTGAAATCGTTCACACGACGAGAAGCCCTCCAGTTTAGCGGCGTATGCCTTGCTTTAGGGACCGCTGGATGTACATCGCTTGGATTCGATTCGGATGAGAACCGAGAGTATTCGATTGCAGTGTATAATCACTCCGACACTCTCAGGACTTTCCGCATACATATCGGGGAACGACCAGGCAAATCCTTCCATACTGAAGAGGTTGAACTCAAAGCGAATTCCGCTAATGAAACGATCCCATTTGACGGCGTCCCAGGAGGTTTGGCTATTACTGTCGATGAGGGCAATCAGTGGGACAACCTGATATTCCCGTGGCCTGTCCAACATGGTGGCGAAGTGCCCGCATCGGAAGCACAGATCCAGTTTTGGCCGGACAGCCAACAGGGAATCGTTGTATTGCCGGGTTCGGGGAGTTAAATCCTGAGGGATACGTAATCCATTCAAAGGCTAAGCAAACTCACGAGTTATTGGAATTCACCGTGAAACAAACGGGCTATACTGCTGAACTGAACCTCTCCGTCTTGCACGCGAAATTCTAACAGAGGATAGAGAGATTACAATCCGTTGCGCTACATCCTTCACCTGTACTGATCACCGCGCCCGCCTAAAACGCAGAGTCTTATTTGTTACAATAGAGTCAGTTAGTAGATACGATCTTGATAACATCCCCTTCTGTGAGCTCGTAGTCTTCACCCACGTCCCGGCCCGACTTCGCGTCGACCGCGTGGAGATAGCCGTCGCCAATATCGGAGTGCACTGTATACGCGAGATCGACCGGCGTCGCACCGTCTGGCAACAAGAATGCGTCCGGAAGCACGTTCCCACTCCCATCGGACCACTTCGCTGCGTCTTCGACCGGATAGGCCGTCAGATGATCGAGCAAGTCGTAGACCGCGTAGTCCAGCGCCGACTGGACACCCGTCCCGTCCCACTCGGCCATCGTGTCAGCGAGGCCCTCGAGTGCCTCCCGCTGTGCGTCACTCACTCCGTCGCCGATCTCGAGTGCCTCGTCGCCAGGGTCGTAGTCGACGAGGTCGTTGTCGGCGGCGCGACGGAGTGCGAGTTCACCTTCGGCCGTGGTCGGGATGACGGGCTTGTCGAGTTCGAGCAACTCCTCGACGTTTTCCTGGGGAGCCACGTCGATCTTGTTCGCCGCGACGACGATCGGCTTGGTTCGCTGGCGGACGTCACGGGCGAGCGCCTCGCGGTGCTCGTCCTCCCACTGAATCGGATCTTCGGGGTAGTCCAGATCCCGGAGGACCGTCGCGATCTGTGTTGGCGAGGCACCGAAGCCCGAGAGCATGTCTGCGAGTGCCTCGTCGATGTCGAAATCGGGCGAGCGGGATTTTCGCTCGACGGATTCCCAATTTCGCGCGACGATGTCCGCGAGCCAGAGGTCCATCTCCTCCTCGACGAAGTCGATGTCCTCGAGTGGGTCGTGCTCGCCGATGTCGACGGGTTCGCCCTTTGCGTTGGTGCCGCCGGAGGCATCGATCACGTTGATGATCACGTCGGCGTTGGTGAGTTCGTCGAGGAATTGGTTCCCGAGGCCCTTGCCCTCGTGTGCGCCGGGGACGAGGCCGGCGACGTCGATGAGTTCGATGGGGACGTACCGTTTGCCGTCCTCGCAGTCGTCGGCGTTGCAGCGCTCGTCGCGCTCGAGGCAGGGGCAGTCGGTGCGGACGTAGCTCACACCGCGGTTGGCGTCGATGGTCGTGAACGGGTAGTTAGCGACGTCGACTTCGGCCATTGTCGCCGCGGTGTAGAACGTGGACTTGCCGGCGTTTGGCTTTCCGGCAAGCGCGATCGAAAGCATGGGAACCAGTAGCTCCGTCCGCTCAAATTGTCTTTCGGTTCTGGCACACGATTCTGCAGGGACTGCGCGATGAAACGAGCCACCGGCTGGAGACACTGTACGACGTAAACAGGGCGTATAGCGCGCTATACCGTCAGTTTGTAATTCGTCCCACCTACCTTTCAGCTGAAGGGCTCAGTCTCAATTGCAGTGGAACGGAAGAGCGGACTATGCAGTACGATGACTTCATCGGCGAGGTCCAACACGGCGCACAGCTCGACTCACGAGAGGCCGCACTGAGCATCTCGCGGGCGACGCTGACGACACTTTCGGAGCGCATTCAGCCGGGCGAGGCCGAGAATCTGGGTGCCCAGCTTCCGGCAGAGCTCGGCCGATTCCTCGAGGACGTCGACGACGTCGAACGCTTCGAGTTCGAGGAGTTCATCACCCGGGTCAGCGAGCGCTCGCAAGTCGGCGAGGGCGACCCGGCCGACGCCACGTTCCACGCCCAGATTGTCATGGAAGTCGTGACTGAGGCCGTCGATCCAGGCGCAATCGACGACGTTCGCGACCAGTTGCCGGCCGACGAGGGGTACGCCGACCTGTTCGAGCTGGCCGAACAGGAGGAGAGTCCGCGCTGACTGCTGACGGCGAGCCACTACCCGGTAACCGCTGGCACTACCCGCTTACTCTCGGGGTACTCGTCTACTCTACTCGAGTAGCATGGTTTGAGTCCGAGACTGAGACTGAGACTAAGACCGAGACCGAGACCAGGCCGAGACCGATTCCAAGGCCACAATCGAAATCGGGCTAACGGCTGAGCTGAAGCCGAAACTGGGCCCACCCTACGCCGACGGGGTAACAACCGCTGGTCCCAACTGCCTGATTGCTGACCGTCGGACCGGGAGAGAGGCCTACAGTTCGATTGCCATCATGACCTCGTCCACGTAGTGACCGTTGAGCTTGTAATGGTCCTCTCGAACAGCCTCCGTCTCCCAGTCGTGTGCCTCGAGGAACGCAATCGCCTCCTCGTTGCTCGAGGGAACACTCTGGTAGACCTTCTCGTACCCGTTCGAACCTGCCCACTCGAGTCCACGTGCGAGCAGGTGCGAACCGATGCCGTGCCCGCGGTAGCCTT
The DNA window shown above is from Natrialba magadii ATCC 43099 and carries:
- a CDS encoding redox-regulated ATPase YchF, producing the protein MLSIALAGKPNAGKSTFYTAATMAEVDVANYPFTTIDANRGVSYVRTDCPCLERDERCNADDCEDGKRYVPIELIDVAGLVPGAHEGKGLGNQFLDELTNADVIINVIDASGGTNAKGEPVDIGEHDPLEDIDFVEEEMDLWLADIVARNWESVERKSRSPDFDIDEALADMLSGFGASPTQIATVLRDLDYPEDPIQWEDEHREALARDVRQRTKPIVVAANKIDVAPQENVEELLELDKPVIPTTAEGELALRRAADNDLVDYDPGDEALEIGDGVSDAQREALEGLADTMAEWDGTGVQSALDYAVYDLLDHLTAYPVEDAAKWSDGSGNVLPDAFLLPDGATPVDLAYTVHSDIGDGYLHAVDAKSGRDVGEDYELTEGDVIKIVSTN
- a CDS encoding DUF2267 domain-containing protein, with the translated sequence MQYDDFIGEVQHGAQLDSREAALSISRATLTTLSERIQPGEAENLGAQLPAELGRFLEDVDDVERFEFEEFITRVSERSQVGEGDPADATFHAQIVMEVVTEAVDPGAIDDVRDQLPADEGYADLFELAEQEESPR